A stretch of Candidatus Eisenbacteria bacterium DNA encodes these proteins:
- a CDS encoding SpoIIE family protein phosphatase, whose translation MKIPKLQRAMPPRRFQLRVVAEDRHLAEIRDFVQDAGEKLLIPQKILANTKLAVDEACTNVIKHGYKGESGGFIEIVITGNGRDFSIAIHDTGKSFDLRNVKSPDLKMYVETRRKGGFGVFIMNQLMDEVRYRAGRDGNVLTMVKRIGRNARRRRGKGKNRRSLQFTYTVQAFGAITFLVVAAFTVIHMRQRDALEREVLLQARSAAASVGATAVETLTRREPMSMEQTLLNQSIRALLRAHPEYASARVLDPGGRIWGSDQFQEVLTVRTLPAVVREVGTPGAPGAPTVAFGPTDGKRRELHHPVLDPASRGAPRLLGWIELTVRESAIAGRVQTAMMELATIALFTLVLGCGLSALLIAIFVRPIQALSDSVRAIGEGTMVADIGTSGNEEIDEIARAFNEVTAKFRSAQSHLMEQERMQQEMQMAQEIQQMLLPRRVPELEGFELGSLYRAAKEVGGDYYDFLTVDDRTVGVVVADVSGKGVPGSLVMTMIRTALRMEARGNRSASDVMAKMNSFVTEDMKKGMFVTMFYVVLDSVNRAVTYASAGHNPMILYRGESDATYFLKPKGIPVGIDVPDGELFRRTISVEKLTLRQDDMLVIYTDGITEAMNQEREQFGEARLLAAIKKHGHGTAQEFADALNQEIHDFTGGAPQNDDITLVAIKERVPVEERLESNRRELFRLIDEEGVSIAEACDRLKMSPSTYYSYRRRVGEVGVDEGLKAKRPLVPFARASLEEEAAILEIVHAEPLLGAKRIHQLLHGANRCRAELSEKAVYDALKRHGLSRKEKRLEFAQGGSDKRMARLARALTENGPVAPADPGGGA comes from the coding sequence GTGAAGATCCCGAAGCTCCAGCGCGCGATGCCGCCGCGCCGGTTCCAGCTCCGGGTCGTGGCCGAGGACCGGCACCTGGCCGAGATCCGCGACTTCGTCCAGGACGCCGGCGAGAAGCTCCTCATCCCGCAGAAGATCCTCGCGAACACGAAGCTCGCCGTGGACGAGGCGTGCACGAACGTCATCAAGCACGGGTACAAGGGGGAGTCGGGCGGCTTCATCGAGATCGTGATCACCGGAAACGGGCGCGACTTCTCGATCGCGATCCACGACACCGGGAAGAGCTTCGATCTCCGGAACGTGAAGAGCCCGGACCTCAAGATGTACGTGGAGACGCGGCGCAAGGGCGGCTTCGGCGTCTTCATCATGAACCAGCTCATGGACGAGGTGCGCTACCGCGCCGGCCGCGACGGGAACGTCCTCACCATGGTGAAGCGCATCGGCAGGAACGCGCGTCGCCGCCGAGGGAAGGGGAAGAACCGGCGCTCGCTCCAGTTCACCTACACGGTGCAGGCGTTCGGCGCCATCACGTTCCTCGTCGTCGCCGCGTTCACCGTGATCCACATGCGCCAGCGGGACGCGCTCGAGCGCGAGGTGCTCCTCCAGGCGCGGAGCGCCGCGGCCAGCGTCGGCGCGACGGCGGTGGAGACCCTGACGCGGCGCGAGCCCATGTCGATGGAGCAGACGCTGCTGAACCAGTCCATCCGCGCGCTCCTCCGCGCGCACCCCGAGTACGCGTCCGCGCGCGTGCTCGATCCGGGCGGCCGCATCTGGGGCTCGGACCAGTTCCAGGAGGTCCTCACGGTTCGGACCCTGCCCGCGGTCGTGCGCGAGGTGGGGACGCCGGGCGCGCCTGGCGCCCCTACGGTCGCCTTCGGCCCCACCGACGGGAAGCGCCGCGAGCTCCACCACCCCGTGCTCGATCCCGCGTCCCGCGGCGCGCCGCGGCTCCTGGGATGGATCGAGCTGACCGTGCGCGAGTCGGCGATCGCGGGGCGCGTGCAGACCGCGATGATGGAGCTCGCCACGATCGCGCTCTTCACGCTCGTCCTCGGCTGCGGCCTCTCGGCGCTCCTCATCGCGATCTTCGTCCGCCCGATCCAGGCCCTCTCCGACAGCGTGCGCGCGATCGGCGAGGGGACGATGGTGGCGGACATCGGCACCTCGGGGAACGAGGAGATCGACGAGATCGCGCGCGCGTTCAACGAGGTCACGGCGAAGTTCCGCTCGGCCCAGAGCCACCTCATGGAGCAGGAGCGGATGCAGCAGGAGATGCAGATGGCGCAGGAGATCCAGCAGATGCTCCTCCCGCGCCGCGTGCCCGAGCTCGAAGGGTTCGAGCTGGGCTCGCTCTACCGCGCCGCGAAGGAGGTGGGCGGCGACTACTACGACTTCCTCACCGTGGACGACCGCACGGTGGGGGTCGTGGTGGCCGACGTCTCCGGAAAGGGCGTTCCCGGTTCCCTCGTCATGACCATGATCCGGACCGCGCTGCGCATGGAGGCGCGCGGGAACCGCTCGGCCTCGGACGTCATGGCGAAGATGAACTCGTTCGTCACCGAGGACATGAAGAAGGGGATGTTCGTCACGATGTTCTACGTCGTGCTCGACTCCGTGAACCGGGCCGTCACCTACGCGAGCGCGGGACACAACCCGATGATCCTCTACCGCGGCGAGTCGGATGCCACGTACTTCCTGAAGCCGAAGGGAATTCCCGTGGGGATCGACGTTCCGGACGGAGAGCTCTTCCGGAGGACGATCTCGGTCGAGAAGCTCACGCTCCGCCAGGACGACATGCTCGTGATCTACACGGACGGGATCACCGAGGCGATGAACCAGGAGCGGGAGCAGTTCGGCGAGGCGCGGCTCCTCGCCGCCATCAAGAAGCACGGGCACGGGACCGCGCAGGAGTTCGCGGACGCCCTGAACCAGGAGATCCACGACTTCACCGGCGGAGCCCCGCAGAACGACGACATCACGCTCGTCGCGATCAAGGAGCGGGTTCCGGTCGAGGAGCGGCTCGAGTCGAACCGCCGCGAGCTCTTCCGCCTGATCGACGAGGAAGGCGTCTCGATCGCCGAGGCGTGCGACCGGCTCAAGATGTCCCCCTCGACCTACTACTCGTACCGGCGCCGCGTCGGCGAGGTGGGCGTGGACGAGGGCCTCAAGGCGAAGCGGCCCCTCGTGCCGTTCGCGCGCGCGAGTCTCGAGGAGGAGGCCGCGATCCTCGAGATCGTGCACGCGGAGCCTCTCCTCGGGGCCAAGCGGATCCACCAGCTCTTGCACGGTGCAAACCGTTGCCGTGCCGAGCTTTCCGAGAAGGCAGTCTACGACGCCCTGAAGCGCCACGGGCTCAGCCGGAAGGAGAAAAGGCTGGAGTTCGCCCAAGGCGGTTCCGATAAACGGATGGCGAGGCTCGCCAGGGCCCTGACCGAGAACGGTCCCGTGGCCCCGGCGGATCCAGGAGGGGGAGCATGA
- a CDS encoding STAS domain-containing protein produces the protein MKGIDVYVEAAAKNPVVSVLRVSGYVDTTTSPDLERRLQALLRENRYHIVVDLAGVEYISSAGWGIFISEIREIRENGGDLKLAGMIPDVKEVFDLLEFENILKAYTDAELAVSSFGESTAGATAPSTPVAGGAAPAAQRSETVLTDEELVREIARQHPDYGLMRIQKELRRPERGGRDLNPVQIYVLLRKLELDTRERREAFARGTQPTA, from the coding sequence ATGAAGGGAATCGACGTATACGTCGAAGCGGCGGCGAAGAACCCGGTCGTGTCGGTGCTGCGCGTCTCGGGATACGTGGACACGACGACGAGCCCCGATCTCGAGCGGCGGCTCCAGGCGCTGCTTCGCGAGAACCGCTACCACATCGTGGTGGACCTCGCGGGGGTCGAGTACATCTCGAGCGCCGGGTGGGGCATCTTCATCAGCGAGATCCGCGAGATCCGCGAGAACGGCGGCGATCTCAAGCTCGCCGGCATGATCCCGGACGTGAAGGAGGTCTTCGATCTCCTCGAGTTCGAGAACATCCTGAAGGCGTACACCGATGCCGAGCTGGCGGTGTCGTCCTTCGGCGAGAGCACGGCCGGCGCGACCGCGCCCTCCACGCCCGTCGCGGGCGGAGCGGCGCCGGCGGCCCAGCGCTCGGAGACGGTGCTCACGGACGAGGAGCTCGTCCGGGAGATCGCGCGCCAGCATCCCGACTACGGCCTCATGCGCATCCAGAAGGAGCTGCGCCGGCCGGAGCGCGGCGGGCGCGACCTGAACCCGGTCCAGATCTACGTGCTCCTCCGGAAGCTCGAGCTCGACACGCGCGAGCGCCGCGAGGCCTTCGCCCGGGGAACGCAGCCCACGGCGTAA